Proteins encoded in a region of the Corynebacterium genitalium ATCC 33030 genome:
- a CDS encoding translation initiation factor IF-2 N-terminal domain-containing protein produces MADSDENTTTEVSSAAPAQKKTTKKSAVKSTKKTAKKSTKTARKTAKKSSRRAAKKSTSSSEQHNETQAAEQSATPLYDRSRLGEKTRVFALAKELGMSSKDLVVALNELGMVKVAQSSLTRAETEQLLDALESQPSSSDDKIRERVRKDVANEINQIEEKVEADLESAGVAEPADEDSDDTDETDDAEVLYDVEPDVTPAPEDDDEDSATGLYAPVFKAAPRSSRRRASRSSESDAKGTEQTQDAPGDAADAGSSEASEDSEDSGSKSKRRSSRKTSRKRTEKQDNAEPEQIDEPKAIKGSSRLEAQRRRRTERREEDRNRSRVVSQAEFLARRESVERTMVVRERSRHDGPGKITEVGVLEDGLLVEHFVDSDDSASMIGNIYLGRVQNVLPSMEAAFIDIGQGRNGVLYAGEVDWKAAGLGGRARRIEQALKSGDQVLVQVTKDPVGHKGARLTTQISLAGRYLVYVPGGHSAGISRKLPAPERKRLKDILVKVVPGKGGAIIRTAAEGVPEEAIAADVKRLHTQWQTIRQQSEQEKKSKGSKPVTLYEEPRLLVKVVRDLFNEDFQQLVVDGKKPWNVVSNYVESVAPDLADRLELFDRGDHDGQDVFEVYRVDEQIQKALSRTVWLPSGGTLVIDRTEAMTVIDVNTGKFTGSGGSLEETVTSNNMEAAEEIVRQLRLRDIGGMIIIDFIDMILPENQELVLRRFKEALGRDRTRHQVSEVTSLGLVQLTRKRLGTGLVETFSTKCECCDGRGIVLSDDPVSATDSRDDASGRGGRRGNQSRRRKPAQDPAGHPAALAMQGRDDDPSQESGRDTENDVEKDVEQLEELADAVVITNDPVEPIDTSDTSDTDDSSDEDRPKRRSSRRRGRRGSGRGKGRPQQETTDAQDTPEDSSGRDDEDASEPAKTYEEAVEEFERSPRRKRNTRGNSTSDHRPRREDYEQAEAEDDQPDDSAESAQPRTSDPGRAPERGSRGRRRATRRTTAGRDTARQPVNEKPMQRQDPAKKSSGKAAPQQSDQPAQTRSRGRRRATRRTS; encoded by the coding sequence GTGGCTGACAGCGACGAAAACACCACCACTGAGGTGTCCTCCGCGGCGCCGGCGCAGAAAAAGACAACGAAAAAATCTGCGGTAAAATCCACCAAGAAAACAGCAAAGAAGTCGACTAAGACGGCGAGAAAGACGGCCAAGAAATCATCACGGCGTGCTGCTAAGAAGTCGACATCGAGTTCAGAGCAGCATAACGAAACGCAGGCAGCTGAACAGTCCGCTACTCCGCTGTACGACCGTTCCCGTCTCGGTGAGAAGACCCGAGTCTTCGCCTTGGCGAAAGAGCTGGGCATGTCCTCGAAGGACCTGGTCGTCGCGCTCAACGAGCTGGGCATGGTGAAGGTGGCGCAGTCCTCGTTGACACGCGCGGAAACCGAGCAGCTTCTTGACGCTTTGGAGTCCCAGCCCAGCTCCTCCGACGACAAGATCCGCGAGCGCGTCCGCAAGGATGTGGCCAACGAGATCAACCAGATCGAGGAGAAGGTCGAGGCTGATCTCGAGTCTGCCGGGGTTGCGGAACCCGCTGACGAAGACAGCGACGACACCGACGAGACGGATGACGCTGAAGTCTTGTACGACGTCGAACCTGACGTGACCCCGGCCCCGGAGGATGATGACGAAGATTCCGCCACGGGCCTCTACGCGCCGGTGTTCAAGGCGGCGCCGCGGTCGTCGCGGAGGAGGGCGAGTCGCTCGTCGGAAAGCGATGCGAAGGGCACCGAGCAGACGCAGGACGCCCCGGGCGACGCTGCCGACGCAGGATCCAGCGAGGCGAGCGAGGACAGCGAGGACTCCGGGTCCAAATCGAAGCGTCGTAGTTCGCGCAAGACCAGCCGCAAGCGCACCGAGAAGCAGGACAATGCCGAGCCCGAGCAGATCGACGAGCCGAAGGCCATCAAGGGGTCTTCGCGTCTAGAAGCGCAGCGCCGCCGTCGCACTGAGCGCCGCGAAGAAGATCGCAACCGTTCGCGCGTGGTGTCCCAGGCGGAATTCCTTGCGCGCCGCGAGTCGGTCGAGCGCACCATGGTCGTGCGGGAGCGTTCGCGTCACGACGGCCCCGGCAAAATCACCGAAGTCGGCGTCCTGGAAGATGGCCTGTTGGTGGAGCACTTCGTTGACTCCGACGACAGTGCTTCGATGATCGGCAACATTTACCTGGGGCGTGTGCAGAACGTACTGCCCAGCATGGAAGCTGCGTTCATCGATATCGGCCAGGGCCGCAACGGCGTGCTCTACGCTGGCGAAGTCGACTGGAAGGCTGCCGGCCTCGGCGGTCGCGCGCGCCGCATCGAGCAGGCGCTCAAGTCCGGTGACCAGGTGTTGGTGCAGGTGACCAAGGACCCAGTCGGCCACAAGGGCGCGCGCCTGACTACGCAGATCTCCTTGGCGGGCCGCTACTTGGTCTACGTGCCGGGCGGGCACAGTGCCGGAATTTCGCGCAAGCTTCCGGCCCCGGAGCGCAAGCGGTTGAAGGACATTCTGGTCAAGGTCGTTCCGGGTAAGGGCGGGGCGATCATCCGCACGGCCGCTGAAGGCGTGCCAGAAGAGGCCATTGCCGCGGACGTGAAGCGTCTGCACACCCAATGGCAGACCATTAGGCAGCAGTCGGAGCAGGAGAAGAAGTCGAAGGGTTCCAAACCGGTCACGTTGTACGAGGAGCCGCGTCTGCTGGTCAAGGTCGTCCGCGACCTGTTCAACGAGGACTTCCAGCAGCTCGTTGTCGACGGCAAGAAGCCGTGGAACGTGGTGAGCAACTATGTCGAGTCCGTCGCCCCGGATCTCGCTGACAGGCTCGAGCTGTTCGACCGGGGCGACCACGACGGCCAGGACGTATTCGAGGTCTACCGTGTCGACGAGCAGATTCAGAAGGCTCTGTCGCGCACTGTGTGGCTGCCGTCCGGCGGCACCTTGGTGATCGACCGGACCGAGGCCATGACTGTTATCGACGTCAACACCGGCAAGTTCACCGGTTCCGGCGGTTCGCTGGAGGAGACGGTCACGTCGAACAATATGGAGGCGGCCGAGGAAATTGTCCGCCAGCTGCGTCTGCGCGACATCGGCGGCATGATCATCATCGACTTCATCGACATGATCTTGCCCGAGAACCAGGAACTGGTGCTGCGCCGCTTCAAGGAGGCACTCGGCCGCGACCGCACGCGCCACCAGGTCTCCGAGGTCACCTCGTTGGGCCTGGTTCAGCTCACGCGCAAGCGCCTCGGCACAGGGCTCGTGGAGACGTTCTCGACGAAGTGCGAGTGCTGCGACGGCCGGGGCATTGTGCTTTCCGACGATCCCGTCAGCGCAACCGATTCACGCGACGACGCTTCGGGTCGTGGCGGCCGCCGCGGGAACCAATCCCGCCGCCGCAAGCCGGCGCAGGATCCGGCGGGCCACCCGGCAGCTCTGGCCATGCAGGGCCGTGACGATGATCCTTCCCAGGAGTCCGGGCGGGACACCGAGAATGACGTAGAGAAGGACGTGGAGCAGCTCGAAGAGCTTGCCGACGCTGTCGTGATCACCAACGACCCAGTCGAACCCATCGACACGAGCGACACAAGCGATACCGACGATTCCTCCGATGAGGACCGGCCGAAGCGACGCTCCTCCCGCCGCCGCGGTCGACGCGGCAGCGGCCGCGGCAAGGGTCGCCCGCAGCAGGAGACCACCGACGCCCAGGACACGCCCGAGGATTCTTCCGGTCGGGACGACGAGGACGCGTCCGAACCGGCGAAGACGTACGAGGAAGCTGTCGAGGAATTCGAGCGATCGCCGCGCCGCAAGCGCAACACTCGCGGCAACTCCACGTCGGATCACCGCCCGCGCCGGGAGGACTACGAGCAGGCTGAAGCGGAAGATGACCAACCGGACGATTCCGCTGAAAGCGCGCAGCCCCGCACGTCTGATCCGGGCCGTGCGCCGGAGCGCGGCTCCCGCGGTCGTCGCCGGGCGACCCGTCGCACCACGGCTGGGCGCGATACGGCACGGCAGCCGGTGAACGAGAAGCCGATGCAGCGCCAGGATCCGGCCAAGAAGTCGAGTGGCAAGGCTGCGCCGCAGCAAAGCGACCAGCCGGCCCAAACCCGCTCCCGCGGGCGTCGGCGCGCTACCCGTCGCACCAGCTAG
- a CDS encoding dynamin family protein yields MEPTTSQPAQHTAQQASPQRRSPRESLDRAMDIARRYGQNSAVDVAENLLDAPFRTGTVVVVGEIKRGKSSLVNALVGQRELLPVDVLTSTSAPIRVSVAPAGEGPISPRVELNRGDGRQPIDIADLPRYVTIDGMEGSRSGSDDDELATAASIELEWPALAGTTIVDTPGVGGLDEHAVKASFSEAHRAGVLLMVCDASTPITKPEMDILAEARQEVGAVIVAVTKTDKNIRRWRAIVEDNRRLIREHLGADVPVIGVSSLRAMDSVDMTATDPERAEAIAQRSGIVDLRNEIHRMLKDPKALGLRSSIESIMTTLNGIQKQIAREIELNAKPTQGVAKLEEEQKELEELKEHASEWEQLLARDIQLMRNRITDELDQDIEALRNGWTQRINKEGMRVLRSKPQVFTSQIEAELTELISSTLDKQLDGIKERAEQLFPDRPEIVHSVLSAAVSSIAPEAVKGRQVDKKTKDLMDPSMLTMGAIGAGALSFIIPFAPLAGVVWVGVNMSFRALRNGKTHLIQWLREITQTTRMSITRLLDTMIASARTEMVLRYRSHLRHRQKEVQEHITQARNAARETETERKEKITRLSKNQKIIAGTINELKTHLQTL; encoded by the coding sequence ATGGAACCGACCACTTCTCAGCCTGCTCAGCACACTGCTCAGCAGGCATCGCCGCAGCGACGAAGTCCGCGGGAATCACTCGACCGAGCGATGGACATTGCACGTCGCTACGGCCAGAATTCTGCCGTCGATGTGGCTGAGAACCTCTTGGACGCACCTTTCCGCACGGGCACAGTCGTTGTCGTCGGCGAGATCAAGCGAGGCAAGTCCTCCCTTGTCAACGCGCTTGTGGGGCAGCGGGAGCTGTTGCCGGTGGACGTGTTGACGTCGACAAGCGCCCCGATCCGCGTCAGTGTCGCCCCGGCAGGGGAGGGGCCGATCTCCCCGCGCGTCGAACTCAACCGCGGCGACGGGCGCCAGCCCATTGACATCGCCGATTTGCCGCGCTACGTCACCATCGACGGCATGGAGGGCTCACGTAGCGGCAGCGACGACGATGAGCTGGCTACGGCAGCGTCGATCGAGTTGGAATGGCCCGCACTTGCAGGCACGACCATCGTCGATACGCCTGGCGTGGGTGGTCTTGACGAGCACGCGGTGAAGGCGTCCTTCAGCGAAGCTCACCGTGCGGGCGTGTTGCTCATGGTGTGCGATGCGTCGACGCCGATCACGAAGCCGGAGATGGACATTCTCGCCGAAGCGCGCCAGGAGGTCGGCGCCGTGATCGTCGCTGTGACCAAGACGGATAAGAACATCCGCAGGTGGCGGGCGATTGTGGAGGACAACCGCAGGCTCATCCGCGAGCACCTCGGTGCCGATGTCCCGGTGATCGGGGTTTCTAGCCTGCGCGCTATGGATTCGGTGGATATGACAGCCACGGACCCGGAGCGTGCGGAGGCGATTGCCCAGCGTAGCGGCATCGTGGACCTCCGCAACGAGATCCACCGCATGTTGAAAGACCCGAAGGCGCTGGGTCTGCGCAGCTCCATCGAATCCATCATGACCACGCTGAACGGTATTCAGAAGCAGATCGCCCGTGAGATCGAACTGAACGCGAAGCCCACGCAGGGAGTGGCCAAGCTGGAGGAGGAGCAAAAAGAGCTTGAGGAGCTCAAAGAGCACGCCTCCGAGTGGGAGCAGTTGCTCGCCCGCGATATCCAGCTCATGCGTAACCGCATCACCGACGAGCTGGACCAAGACATCGAAGCGCTGCGCAACGGATGGACGCAGCGCATCAACAAAGAGGGCATGCGCGTCCTGCGCTCGAAGCCGCAGGTGTTCACCAGCCAGATTGAGGCGGAGCTGACGGAACTGATCAGCAGCACCCTGGACAAGCAGCTCGACGGCATCAAGGAACGGGCAGAGCAGTTGTTTCCGGACCGGCCGGAAATTGTCCACTCGGTGCTCAGCGCTGCGGTCAGCTCTATTGCCCCGGAGGCCGTGAAGGGCCGTCAGGTGGACAAGAAGACGAAGGACCTGATGGATCCCTCGATGCTCACCATGGGTGCGATCGGTGCCGGCGCGTTGTCGTTCATCATTCCGTTCGCGCCGCTGGCAGGTGTGGTCTGGGTCGGTGTGAACATGAGCTTCCGTGCTCTGCGCAACGGCAAGACCCACTTGATCCAGTGGTTGCGCGAGATCACGCAGACGACGCGCATGTCCATTACCCGCCTGTTGGACACGATGATCGCCTCCGCCCGCACCGAAATGGTTCTGCGCTACCGCTCGCACTTGCGCCACCGGCAAAAAGAGGTGCAAGAGCACATTACGCAAGCCCGTAACGCCGCCCGCGAGACGGAGACGGAGCGCAAAGAGAAGATCACGCGCCTGTCCAAGAACCAGAAGATCATTGCGGGCACGATCAACGAGCTGAAGACCCACCTCCAGACTCTCTAA
- a CDS encoding dynamin family protein: MSQPHQNGAEALNVLLRQSIDALGQGGPHLERPAAELRELVSRPPRVAVIGRLKSGKSTLVNALTESRIAATGSLECTMAVSVYDEGAPARAEIIGLDGKVQSVPLAGEPLADLGRPLDEIDFVRQFIPIARLATLGIIDTPGTATLTVENEARTRRMLIDGSQDTKRASSWADCVVFLSDSAPRDDERAFVADLGMTPLTVVGVVSRADSFGAGAFGQKDPLEVAQAYAGRIAEQMGGTVGAMVPLSGLLAESALTGRVTGAVVRDVAALAGLDRDAMLEFVEAEDPSTSVEGFTADERDHLLDVMGEYGLMYGRTVAAEQGPAGLLEWMKRTSGIERLTTIITEEMPYFATLQRAVRVVDALDTLSNAPESRDHALWVQSVLESQPAMKDVMLYRSFKNTAADSPNSTLIPRLRAAIQGSTPAQKVGLRADAPPERVIDVLRSELGELRELAMTPLSAAEDDARERLIVAYQSAWKQMTR; this comes from the coding sequence ATGAGCCAGCCCCACCAGAACGGCGCTGAGGCGCTCAACGTTCTTCTCCGCCAGAGCATCGACGCCCTCGGTCAGGGAGGACCGCACCTCGAGCGGCCTGCAGCCGAGCTGCGCGAGTTGGTCTCGCGTCCGCCACGAGTCGCGGTCATCGGACGCTTGAAGTCGGGCAAGTCCACACTGGTCAACGCGTTGACGGAGAGCCGCATCGCGGCGACCGGGTCGTTGGAGTGCACGATGGCAGTCAGCGTCTACGACGAAGGCGCGCCGGCCCGCGCGGAGATCATCGGTCTCGATGGCAAGGTGCAGAGCGTTCCGCTCGCCGGGGAGCCGTTGGCGGATCTGGGCCGCCCGCTCGACGAAATTGATTTCGTCCGCCAGTTCATCCCGATTGCGCGTTTGGCCACGCTCGGCATCATCGACACCCCGGGTACAGCGACGCTCACCGTCGAAAACGAGGCGCGCACGCGGCGCATGCTTATCGACGGCTCCCAGGACACCAAACGAGCCTCCTCCTGGGCCGACTGCGTGGTCTTCTTGTCTGACTCCGCCCCCCGCGACGACGAACGCGCGTTCGTGGCTGATCTGGGAATGACCCCGTTGACGGTGGTGGGTGTGGTCTCCAGGGCCGACTCATTCGGCGCGGGCGCATTCGGTCAGAAGGACCCGCTGGAAGTCGCGCAGGCGTACGCGGGACGTATCGCAGAGCAAATGGGCGGCACGGTCGGCGCGATGGTCCCGTTGTCGGGTTTGCTGGCTGAATCTGCCTTGACGGGTCGGGTCACTGGTGCGGTGGTCCGCGATGTCGCAGCGCTGGCCGGCCTGGACCGCGATGCGATGCTGGAGTTTGTTGAGGCGGAGGATCCGTCGACAAGCGTGGAAGGCTTCACCGCGGACGAGCGCGACCATCTCTTGGACGTCATGGGCGAGTACGGGCTCATGTATGGCCGCACGGTGGCTGCAGAGCAGGGGCCGGCAGGGCTGCTGGAGTGGATGAAGCGAACATCGGGAATTGAGCGCTTGACCACGATCATCACCGAAGAAATGCCATATTTTGCCACTCTGCAGCGCGCAGTACGCGTTGTCGATGCCCTGGACACGCTGTCCAATGCGCCGGAGTCGCGCGACCATGCGCTGTGGGTGCAGTCCGTGCTGGAATCGCAGCCGGCGATGAAGGATGTCATGCTCTACCGCAGTTTCAAGAACACGGCGGCGGATTCGCCGAACTCAACGCTCATCCCGCGGCTGCGGGCAGCAATCCAAGGTTCCACCCCGGCACAGAAAGTCGGCTTGCGTGCCGACGCCCCACCTGAGCGCGTCATTGACGTCCTCCGCAGCGAACTCGGCGAGCTACGTGAGCTTGCTATGACCCCGCTGTCCGCCGCGGAAGATGACGCGCGCGAACGCCTGATTGTGGCCTACCAATCAGCTTGGAAACAGATGACCAGATAG
- a CDS encoding Hsp70 family protein yields the protein MAGSWNLAIDFGTSNSAAAHTSPAGGAIEAVALSHRSNLMPSAIYVDSDSKNVVSGDSALLAGRRDPSRLVLSPKRFIDHETIELEGDDVQAQLVFAALIGDIVDRAKSQHAGVDPDTVTLTHPERWSHNAVGNLVDAAERAGIPSSKLRMISEPRAAAIHYAAQQQVPAGQHVAVFDFGGGTLDIAVLRAEHNGDYRVVAAKGDNSLGGRTIDNLVYRWVIEQIDHDDPDLADSLRTAPTSVMNALQENIREAKEMLSDTSSATVTISSPSGERDVLITRDEFNRVISSPIGRAAEMTRAVLGEAGVTSADTPIYLTGGSSRIPFVQDELGRVGRVMRLDDPKTVVCRGALVATLRGFTQSARGGGQRSVAPGANPFGGPAQPPQAAQSPQRPQGQPAPGGVSRPIGQSETAQLPQSPRPGQRDQAGMPGQPGQFAGAGAAGGGGPYGQGPSQASGFASVPSSGAQQNKGGKGPLIAAGALGAVALLGIGGWAVTRGGDDTDGSTEASSTAPSVNESETAPADNTTSSAAASSPTSSTSSAPDAKYIPMGELIGDDGFLPQQFKDLVKTCQVEEDAAEEWIRWIEDTSVKSHWCNIPRDGDTESISYATILRDDNATAAIDIMKRMDGKDDFTVEEDKGGGPVVYMVKPDKYSGPNAIIYYPDKKFAVHLSSRGDDDAQKNAFIQDSLKELGFR from the coding sequence ATGGCCGGTTCGTGGAATTTAGCAATTGACTTCGGTACTTCTAACTCGGCGGCCGCCCACACGAGTCCGGCGGGCGGGGCGATCGAAGCTGTGGCGTTGAGCCACCGCTCCAACCTGATGCCATCGGCCATCTATGTCGATTCTGACAGTAAAAACGTGGTCAGCGGCGACTCGGCGCTGCTCGCCGGGCGGCGCGACCCTTCGCGCCTGGTGCTGTCCCCGAAGCGGTTTATTGATCACGAGACGATTGAATTGGAGGGTGATGATGTCCAGGCGCAGTTGGTTTTTGCTGCGCTGATCGGCGACATTGTGGACCGCGCGAAGTCTCAGCACGCTGGCGTGGATCCGGATACGGTGACGTTGACGCATCCGGAGCGGTGGTCGCACAATGCGGTGGGGAATTTGGTGGATGCGGCAGAGCGCGCCGGAATTCCGTCATCGAAGCTGCGCATGATCTCCGAGCCCCGCGCCGCAGCCATCCACTATGCCGCTCAGCAGCAAGTCCCCGCAGGCCAGCACGTGGCTGTGTTCGACTTCGGCGGCGGTACCTTGGACATCGCGGTGCTGCGCGCGGAGCACAACGGCGACTACCGCGTCGTTGCCGCGAAGGGCGACAACAGTCTCGGCGGCAGGACGATCGACAACCTTGTCTACCGCTGGGTCATTGAGCAGATCGACCACGACGACCCCGACCTGGCCGATTCCTTGCGCACCGCGCCCACGTCCGTGATGAACGCTCTGCAGGAGAACATCCGCGAAGCGAAGGAGATGCTCTCCGACACCTCGTCTGCAACCGTCACCATTTCTTCGCCGTCGGGGGAGAGGGATGTGTTGATTACCCGTGATGAGTTCAACCGGGTGATTTCTTCCCCGATTGGGCGTGCGGCTGAGATGACGCGTGCTGTGTTGGGTGAGGCTGGGGTGACGTCTGCGGATACGCCGATTTATTTGACGGGTGGGTCGTCGCGGATTCCGTTTGTACAGGATGAGTTGGGTCGTGTTGGGCGTGTGATGCGTCTTGATGATCCGAAGACGGTTGTGTGTCGTGGTGCGTTGGTGGCGACGTTGCGTGGGTTTACGCAGTCGGCTCGGGGTGGGGGTCAGCGTTCTGTTGCTCCGGGTGCGAATCCGTTTGGCGGCCCAGCCCAACCCCCGCAAGCGGCGCAAAGCCCGCAGCGTCCCCAAGGCCAGCCTGCCCCGGGCGGTGTGAGCCGGCCGATTGGACAAAGTGAGACGGCGCAACTTCCGCAGTCGCCACGGCCGGGCCAGCGAGACCAGGCTGGCATGCCTGGTCAGCCGGGCCAGTTCGCTGGGGCCGGTGCCGCCGGTGGCGGTGGCCCGTACGGTCAGGGTCCGAGTCAGGCGTCTGGGTTTGCGTCGGTGCCGTCAAGTGGTGCGCAGCAGAACAAGGGCGGTAAGGGTCCGTTGATTGCCGCTGGTGCGTTGGGTGCCGTTGCGCTGTTGGGTATTGGTGGCTGGGCGGTGACTCGTGGTGGGGATGACACTGACGGGTCGACCGAGGCATCGTCGACAGCACCTTCTGTCAACGAGTCTGAGACCGCACCCGCAGATAACACAACGTCATCAGCGGCGGCATCTTCGCCAACTAGCTCAACGTCTTCCGCACCTGATGCTAAGTACATTCCAATGGGTGAGCTCATCGGTGATGATGGCTTCCTCCCTCAGCAATTCAAAGATCTGGTGAAAACGTGCCAAGTGGAGGAAGATGCAGCTGAGGAGTGGATTCGATGGATTGAAGATACCTCGGTGAAATCGCATTGGTGCAACATTCCACGGGACGGCGATACAGAAAGCATCTCGTACGCCACAATTCTCAGGGACGACAACGCCACCGCGGCCATCGACATCATGAAGCGTATGGATGGCAAAGACGACTTCACAGTCGAAGAAGATAAGGGCGGAGGGCCTGTCGTCTACATGGTCAAACCCGACAAGTACTCGGGTCCTAATGCCATCATTTACTATCCGGATAAGAAGTTCGCTGTGCATCTCTCGAGCAGAGGCGACGATGATGCGCAGAAGAATGCGTTCATCCAAGACTCACTGAAGGAACTCGGATTCCGCTAA
- a CDS encoding RNA polymerase sigma factor, with protein sequence MDRDTEKQLVARAQNGDEKAFAELVRDANRRMWAVAMSVTGNQHDAEDAMQNAMISAWKNIERFKPEARFSTWLYRITSNAALDIMRKKRELPDDEAGAEEADSAAPIQQRVTTTMVVREALESLDPDFKEVLVLREYASLSYDEIAAHQGIPVATVKSRLNRARGKLKEALVASGAGP encoded by the coding sequence GTGGATAGGGACACAGAAAAGCAGCTGGTCGCTCGCGCGCAAAACGGCGATGAGAAAGCATTCGCTGAACTTGTCCGCGACGCGAACCGACGCATGTGGGCGGTGGCGATGTCGGTGACGGGCAATCAGCACGACGCCGAGGACGCCATGCAGAACGCCATGATTTCCGCGTGGAAGAACATCGAACGGTTCAAACCGGAGGCGAGGTTCTCCACGTGGCTCTACCGCATCACGTCCAACGCTGCGTTGGACATCATGCGCAAAAAGCGCGAGCTTCCCGACGATGAGGCCGGTGCGGAGGAAGCTGATAGCGCTGCCCCCATCCAGCAGCGCGTGACCACCACGATGGTGGTGCGTGAGGCCCTCGAGTCGTTGGACCCGGACTTCAAGGAAGTCTTGGTGTTGCGTGAATACGCGAGCCTGTCGTACGACGAGATCGCCGCGCACCAGGGCATCCCAGTCGCAACAGTGAAAAGCCGCCTTAACCGTGCGCGCGGCAAACTAAAAGAAGCCCTCGTGGCCAGCGGCGCTGGCCCGTAG
- the rplU gene encoding 50S ribosomal protein L21, with protein sequence MYAIVKTGGKQHKVAEGDLIRVEKIEGEAGDSVALTPVLLVDGANVTSTADDLAKVSVSAEIVEHGKGPKIDILKYKNKTGYKRRMGHRQPNTTLKITGIK encoded by the coding sequence ATGTACGCTATCGTCAAAACCGGTGGTAAGCAGCACAAGGTTGCCGAAGGCGACCTCATTCGGGTCGAGAAGATCGAGGGTGAAGCTGGCGATTCTGTGGCACTCACCCCGGTTCTCCTCGTCGACGGCGCCAACGTGACCTCCACCGCCGATGACCTTGCAAAGGTCAGCGTCTCCGCTGAGATCGTGGAGCACGGCAAGGGCCCGAAGATCGACATTCTCAAGTACAAGAACAAGACCGGTTACAAGCGTCGCATGGGCCACCGCCAGCCCAACACCACGCTGAAGATCACTGGCATCAAGTAG
- the rpmA gene encoding 50S ribosomal protein L27, translating into MATKKGASSSANGRDSESKRLGVKRFGGQQVKAGEILVRQRGTKFHPGDNVGRGGDDTLFALTEGSVQFGIKRKRRIVNIVPADGEGVSSEVLEAANEANLVEDEVVEDKSASATA; encoded by the coding sequence ATGGCAACCAAGAAGGGTGCATCCAGCTCCGCGAACGGTCGTGACTCCGAGTCCAAGCGCCTCGGCGTCAAGCGCTTCGGAGGCCAGCAGGTCAAGGCCGGCGAGATTCTCGTCCGTCAGCGCGGCACCAAGTTCCACCCGGGCGACAACGTCGGCCGCGGCGGCGACGACACACTGTTCGCTCTGACCGAGGGTTCCGTCCAGTTCGGCATCAAGCGCAAGCGCCGCATTGTCAACATCGTCCCCGCTGACGGTGAGGGCGTGTCCTCCGAGGTCCTCGAGGCCGCAAACGAGGCCAACCTTGTTGAGGATGAGGTCGTCGAGGATAAGTCCGCTTCCGCAACCGCTTAA